A DNA window from Pontimonas salivibrio contains the following coding sequences:
- a CDS encoding DNA recombination protein RmuC gives MDFLGLLIIVALLVGVGLGLGVAVFFRRNQFATLQSQLQSEQERSQALVAQLELLQHQYDQLREKNTEDQKLIHMLEPLRDQLTKVDRAVTEMERVRSEQASTLSEQLRQVVHNDEQLRRTTESLESALRGGQTRGRWGEVQLRRIAESAGLLNKLDFVEQKQVEGDGLGKPDMTLRLPGDKYIAIDSKVPFSAYWDAQEIPPSASGDELRRRTALLEDHVKAVRSHVESLSKKSYWNNLTNSPEFVICFIPTEALLSAALEEDPDLMEWAFSKRVALASPVSVWSVMKTVAFAWQQDALTQDAKTLFEVGRELHQRLGTMAERIDKLGRSIRGAVKDYNSFVGTLESRVIPSARKLSVLGDSDGMPEHMPGIDEPVRDMSASELTSALDSDASGDGDGDGDGDGDGDNDDPAELTKN, from the coding sequence ATGGATTTTCTTGGCTTATTGATCATCGTGGCGCTCCTGGTCGGCGTCGGGCTCGGACTGGGCGTGGCCGTATTTTTTCGCCGTAACCAGTTTGCGACTCTTCAGTCACAACTCCAATCAGAACAAGAGCGCTCCCAGGCCCTTGTGGCCCAACTTGAACTTCTCCAACACCAGTACGACCAGCTGCGGGAGAAAAACACTGAAGATCAGAAACTGATCCACATGCTGGAGCCGCTTCGCGATCAACTGACCAAAGTGGACCGGGCCGTCACCGAAATGGAGCGCGTAAGAAGCGAACAAGCCTCGACGCTTTCCGAACAGCTACGCCAAGTCGTTCACAACGATGAGCAGCTCCGCCGAACGACCGAATCACTAGAGTCGGCACTCCGCGGTGGGCAAACCCGAGGACGTTGGGGCGAGGTGCAACTGCGCCGTATCGCCGAAAGTGCGGGGCTGTTGAACAAGCTCGACTTTGTCGAACAAAAACAGGTCGAAGGCGATGGTCTCGGCAAACCGGATATGACACTTCGACTTCCGGGGGACAAATACATCGCCATCGATTCAAAAGTGCCTTTTTCGGCCTACTGGGATGCCCAAGAGATCCCACCCTCAGCAAGTGGTGATGAACTGCGTCGACGCACAGCACTCTTAGAGGACCACGTCAAAGCCGTGCGATCCCACGTGGAAAGCCTCAGTAAAAAGTCGTACTGGAACAACCTCACCAACTCCCCCGAATTTGTCATCTGCTTTATCCCCACAGAAGCCCTTCTCTCAGCCGCGCTCGAAGAAGACCCCGATTTGATGGAGTGGGCGTTTAGCAAACGGGTCGCCCTCGCATCGCCCGTGTCGGTGTGGTCGGTGATGAAAACTGTCGCCTTCGCCTGGCAACAAGACGCCCTCACCCAAGACGCCAAAACACTCTTCGAAGTGGGCCGAGAACTCCACCAGCGCCTTGGCACCATGGCCGAGCGAATCGACAAACTGGGTCGCTCCATTCGAGGAGCCGTCAAGGACTACAACTCCTTCGTCGGAACCCTCGAATCCCGCGTGATTCCCAGTGCGAGAAAACTGAGTGTGCTGGGCGACAGCGACGGTATGCCAGAACACATGCCCGGGATCGACGAACCAGTGCGAGATATGAGCGCCAGCGAACTCACCTCCGCCCTCGACAGTGATGCTTCTGGCGATGGCGATGGTGATGGTGATGGTGATGGTGATGGTGACAACGATGACCCAGCGGAGCTGACAAAGAATTAG
- the gcvH gene encoding glycine cleavage system protein GcvH, whose amino-acid sequence MSDVPSHLRYTSDHEWVLADGDSLKIGITRYAADALGDVVYVDHPAVGSSVQAGAIVGEVESTKSVGEIFSPVTGTVVETNQAVVDDPELINRDPYGEGWLFRVDTPDSPDLMDADAYTALIGQ is encoded by the coding sequence ATGTCAGATGTTCCCTCCCACCTGCGCTACACCTCCGATCATGAATGGGTCCTGGCCGACGGTGACAGCCTGAAAATCGGCATCACCCGCTACGCCGCTGATGCCCTCGGTGACGTCGTCTACGTCGACCACCCCGCAGTGGGCAGCAGCGTCCAGGCCGGTGCGATTGTCGGGGAAGTGGAATCGACCAAATCGGTGGGAGAAATCTTTAGCCCCGTCACCGGCACAGTGGTCGAGACCAACCAGGCCGTAGTCGATGACCCTGAACTGATTAACCGTGACCCCTACGGCGAAGGCTGGCTGTTTCGTGTGGACACCCCAGACAGTCCAGACCTGATGGACGCCGACGCCTACACCGCACTGATTGGCCAGTAG
- the gcvT gene encoding glycine cleavage system aminomethyltransferase GcvT: protein MTSRHTPLHQIHEQAGASFTDFSGWSMPVRYSSDLAEHHAVRTTAGLFDLSHMAEIRVVGREAAAALDYALSGRLSVLENGEAKYSLILNDRAGIIDDLVVYCLAQDDYLIVANAGNRDEVVAELTARVDRFDASVRDDTDQTVMVAVQGPVAREVLDAAPELHPDTELSDLGYYRITSAVFRAESVDTPLWVARTGYTGEDGFELYIDKDHGAALWQALVAAGVDYDLQLCGLAARDTLRLEAGMALYGNELHPTTKPAEARLARVVDKEKDDFVGKAWLVEHPEPSTRILVGLVAEGRRAARAGYPVVDPGTMDVVGQVTSGALSPTLGYPIAMAMVERDYKDLDTELHLDVRGQMVPARVVALPFYRRRKD, encoded by the coding sequence GTGACTAGTAGGCACACACCCCTGCATCAGATTCATGAGCAGGCCGGTGCGAGCTTTACCGACTTTTCTGGGTGGTCTATGCCCGTTCGCTACAGCTCTGACCTCGCCGAACACCACGCGGTGCGCACCACAGCGGGGCTGTTCGACTTAAGCCACATGGCAGAAATTCGGGTAGTAGGCCGCGAGGCTGCTGCCGCGTTGGACTACGCCCTGTCTGGTCGACTCTCAGTGCTAGAAAACGGAGAGGCCAAATATTCACTCATCCTGAACGATCGCGCCGGCATCATCGACGACCTCGTCGTCTACTGCCTCGCACAAGACGACTACCTCATCGTCGCTAACGCGGGTAACCGCGACGAAGTGGTCGCCGAGTTGACCGCCCGGGTAGATCGCTTCGACGCCAGCGTGCGAGACGACACCGACCAGACCGTGATGGTGGCCGTTCAAGGCCCCGTGGCCAGGGAAGTACTTGATGCAGCGCCCGAGCTTCACCCCGACACTGAATTGTCGGACCTGGGCTACTACCGGATCACCTCCGCGGTGTTTCGCGCAGAATCCGTTGATACACCACTGTGGGTTGCCCGCACCGGTTACACCGGTGAAGACGGTTTTGAGCTCTACATCGACAAAGACCACGGTGCTGCCCTCTGGCAAGCATTAGTTGCTGCCGGAGTGGATTACGACCTGCAACTGTGTGGCCTCGCCGCACGTGACACCCTGCGCCTTGAAGCAGGAATGGCGCTGTATGGCAACGAATTACACCCCACTACGAAGCCCGCAGAGGCGCGCCTAGCCAGGGTTGTCGATAAAGAAAAAGACGACTTTGTGGGCAAAGCGTGGTTGGTGGAACACCCCGAGCCCTCCACACGGATCCTGGTGGGCCTGGTGGCCGAAGGCCGGCGTGCAGCCCGCGCCGGCTACCCGGTAGTGGACCCCGGAACGATGGACGTCGTCGGCCAGGTCACCTCCGGTGCGCTCTCGCCCACCCTTGGCTACCCCATTGCGATGGCGATGGTGGAGCGTGACTACAAAGACCTTGACACCGAATTACACCTCGACGTGCGCGGCCAGATGGTCCCCGCACGGGTGGTGGCCCTACCCTTCTATCGCCGACGAAAGGACTGA
- a CDS encoding YgaP family membrane protein, protein MKKDKNTLAMISFMSGPWGRGARIVGGVALWAIAIIDGGWAWLLAIPGTMMITTGVMNYCPAGLMLEKPKDRSEFMASLKPVNLLK, encoded by the coding sequence ATGAAGAAAGATAAGAACACCCTCGCGATGATTTCGTTCATGTCTGGCCCGTGGGGCCGAGGTGCCCGCATCGTCGGCGGTGTCGCCCTGTGGGCGATCGCCATCATCGATGGCGGCTGGGCGTGGTTACTGGCCATCCCCGGCACCATGATGATCACGACCGGGGTGATGAACTACTGCCCCGCCGGTCTGATGCTGGAAAAGCCCAAAGACCGCTCCGAATTTATGGCGTCACTAAAGCCCGTCAACCTACTGAAATAA
- a CDS encoding glycoside hydrolase family 1 protein, translating into MVASESPGTIRESFPDDFVFGVATSSWQIEGSSSTRSESIWDRFAKIPGAIVDGSTGDPACDHLNRVDEDLALISELGVGAYRFSVSWPRFMPGGTGTVAHSGAGFYDRLIDSLLERGVQPLLTAYHWDLPQSLQDEGGWLHPDMPRWFADYCHALGERYGDRVSHMATLNEPWVSAFLGYAAGIHAPGVVNSTQALEVAYRLMVASGHGIGALTDAGVSNPGIVLNLTTVRVDQPGAEKARDHIDRLQNTLFTDLLAGRGISDEVRDTTDILTDWSFVTDEGLEAAATPISWLGVNYYTPIRVGLPRDTDQATGVGQDTVVYPACPPASLRPRGPLTTMGWEVDPQGLRDTLVETAAALPGVPLWVTENGAAYADRVIDGDVYDPDRISYLTGHLGAAAEAISDGVPLQGYCAWSLLDNLEWAEGRTQTFGLVYVHPESMERIPKASYHFYADVAKGER; encoded by the coding sequence ATGGTTGCCAGTGAGTCCCCCGGGACAATCCGCGAGAGTTTCCCCGACGATTTCGTCTTCGGTGTTGCAACATCGTCGTGGCAGATTGAGGGTTCCAGTAGTACCCGTTCGGAGTCCATTTGGGACCGCTTCGCCAAAATTCCTGGCGCCATCGTCGATGGCAGCACAGGCGATCCCGCCTGTGATCACCTAAACCGGGTCGACGAAGACCTGGCTCTTATTTCTGAACTCGGTGTGGGCGCCTACCGCTTCTCTGTGTCCTGGCCGCGGTTTATGCCAGGCGGCACCGGGACAGTCGCCCACTCGGGTGCAGGGTTTTATGACCGACTGATCGATTCGCTGTTAGAGCGCGGTGTTCAACCACTCCTGACTGCCTACCACTGGGATTTACCCCAAAGCTTGCAAGACGAAGGCGGTTGGCTACACCCCGACATGCCCCGTTGGTTTGCCGACTACTGCCACGCCTTAGGCGAGCGCTACGGCGACCGGGTGAGCCACATGGCCACCTTGAACGAACCGTGGGTGAGTGCCTTCTTGGGCTACGCCGCCGGTATCCACGCCCCCGGTGTGGTCAACAGCACCCAAGCACTAGAGGTCGCCTACCGCCTCATGGTGGCAAGCGGTCACGGTATTGGTGCCCTCACCGATGCCGGAGTGAGCAATCCCGGAATCGTGTTGAACCTCACCACTGTGCGCGTGGATCAACCGGGTGCCGAAAAAGCCCGAGACCACATCGACCGGCTACAAAACACCCTCTTTACCGACCTACTGGCCGGTCGTGGGATATCGGATGAGGTCCGAGACACCACCGACATTCTCACCGACTGGTCGTTTGTGACCGATGAGGGTTTAGAAGCCGCAGCGACCCCCATTTCCTGGTTGGGCGTCAACTACTACACCCCCATTCGTGTGGGGTTGCCCCGCGACACTGACCAGGCCACCGGCGTCGGCCAAGACACCGTGGTGTATCCGGCGTGTCCGCCGGCAAGCCTGCGCCCACGCGGACCACTGACCACCATGGGCTGGGAAGTGGACCCCCAAGGATTACGAGACACCCTGGTGGAAACTGCCGCTGCGCTTCCCGGTGTGCCGTTGTGGGTGACAGAAAATGGTGCGGCCTACGCCGACCGTGTCATCGACGGTGACGTGTATGACCCTGATCGCATTTCTTACCTCACCGGGCACCTTGGTGCCGCAGCAGAGGCCATCAGTGACGGTGTGCCTCTCCAGGGTTACTGCGCGTGGTCACTGTTGGACAACTTGGAATGGGCGGAAGGGCGAACCCAAACGTTTGGTTTGGTTTATGTTCACCCGGAGTCGATGGAGCGCATCCCCAAAGCCAGCTACCACTTCTATGCTGATGTCGCTAAGGGCGAGCGCTAG
- a CDS encoding Fic family protein codes for MSDNPHNNWPAVTKVAQPWVTNPDQRSASGNRPNLADRMLKEVTVETPGLIADKTLNLPAGLDDVVERAVASIARVEARSEHLGGLELLLVRSEAVASSKIERVYSSMDDLARASIGAGATASARATIAASQALSALASSWADGDLTHEGILGAHEQLMAGDLLEGEYAGRYRPMQNWIGGSDSSPRGAVHVPPPSEHVRPLMDDVLEFARRTDMSAITQAALVHGQFEAIHPFTDGNGRIGRALIGAMFRRRGLTATATVPVAAAMLADVESYFTHLASYRAGNPVALVEYVAHCAIAAADAALESADRLAMLPTQWQERVTARRGSTTHALLAALLHAPVLDITRAEAATGSSRRRTYEAIENLSAAGILEELTGSPRWRVWVATDVMAELSELEERIGRRVAPSTRWL; via the coding sequence ATGAGCGACAACCCTCACAACAACTGGCCCGCGGTCACGAAGGTGGCCCAACCCTGGGTGACCAACCCAGATCAGCGGAGTGCCTCGGGCAATCGTCCGAATCTTGCTGATCGGATGCTGAAGGAAGTGACGGTGGAGACCCCGGGCCTTATCGCTGACAAGACTCTTAATCTTCCCGCCGGACTCGATGACGTTGTTGAGCGCGCGGTTGCATCAATCGCTCGTGTCGAAGCACGTTCAGAACACCTTGGAGGCCTTGAACTCCTCTTGGTGCGCTCAGAAGCGGTGGCGTCATCAAAGATCGAGCGAGTGTACTCGAGCATGGATGACCTTGCCCGCGCATCGATTGGCGCCGGCGCCACCGCCAGCGCGCGGGCCACAATAGCGGCAAGTCAGGCGCTCAGTGCTCTTGCGAGCTCGTGGGCTGATGGGGACCTCACCCATGAGGGGATTCTCGGGGCGCACGAGCAACTCATGGCGGGTGACCTCCTGGAAGGTGAGTACGCCGGCCGGTACCGACCGATGCAGAACTGGATCGGCGGGTCCGACTCATCGCCTCGTGGTGCGGTGCACGTGCCACCTCCGAGTGAGCATGTGCGCCCACTCATGGACGATGTGCTGGAGTTCGCCCGCCGCACCGACATGTCAGCGATCACGCAAGCGGCGCTGGTCCACGGACAATTCGAGGCTATCCACCCCTTCACCGATGGCAACGGGCGTATCGGGCGGGCCTTGATTGGTGCGATGTTTCGTCGCCGCGGATTAACCGCGACTGCCACCGTGCCTGTCGCTGCCGCAATGCTCGCTGACGTCGAGAGCTACTTCACTCATTTGGCCAGTTACCGGGCAGGTAACCCGGTTGCTTTGGTGGAGTACGTCGCTCACTGCGCCATTGCTGCGGCGGATGCGGCGCTCGAATCGGCTGACCGACTGGCGATGCTCCCCACCCAGTGGCAGGAGCGGGTCACCGCCCGGCGGGGGTCGACAACCCATGCGCTCCTCGCTGCGTTGCTGCACGCTCCCGTGCTTGACATCACTCGCGCCGAGGCTGCCACGGGGTCGTCGCGTCGTCGCACCTATGAGGCCATCGAAAACCTGAGCGCGGCCGGCATTCTGGAGGAGCTCACGGGCTCCCCGCGTTGGCGGGTATGGGTCGCGACAGACGTGATGGCTGAACTGAGCGAACTGGAGGAGCGCATCGGGCGGCGTGTTGCGCCTTCGACTCGTTGGCTCTAA
- a CDS encoding DoxX family protein yields MNIVLWAMQWLFGIYWLAIGAVHFIVPSGLPAPMSWMYELSPELHAISGTLEILGGLGLLLPALLKRAVFLVPLAALGLAGVMGAAMIWHVQHESFAQTGPLNITIAVIMLFIAWGRWKLRPHTPRVQATAPESPVRA; encoded by the coding sequence GTGAATATTGTCTTGTGGGCCATGCAGTGGCTTTTTGGAATCTACTGGCTCGCCATCGGAGCCGTGCACTTCATCGTCCCGTCGGGACTGCCCGCGCCAATGTCGTGGATGTATGAACTAAGCCCCGAACTCCACGCGATCTCCGGCACGCTAGAAATCTTGGGTGGCCTCGGACTGCTCCTACCCGCGCTGTTGAAGCGCGCAGTGTTCTTAGTACCCCTCGCCGCACTGGGCCTTGCCGGCGTCATGGGTGCGGCAATGATCTGGCACGTGCAGCACGAGAGCTTCGCGCAGACCGGTCCGTTGAACATCACGATCGCTGTGATCATGCTCTTTATCGCCTGGGGCCGTTGGAAGCTGCGGCCACACACCCCCCGGGTCCAGGCCACAGCCCCCGAAAGTCCCGTCCGGGCCTAA
- a CDS encoding HigA family addiction module antitoxin has protein sequence MANVSTVTEADVEGLWDAVHPGEVLWEEFLQEWGVSQRKLALAIGVAPQRISEIVHGKRRIRADTALRLAQFFGTTAGFWLNLQTMYDLEREAEVLGDLLEAITPLDRA, from the coding sequence ATGGCGAACGTGTCGACTGTCACCGAAGCTGACGTGGAGGGCCTGTGGGACGCTGTGCATCCGGGAGAAGTGCTGTGGGAGGAGTTTCTCCAGGAATGGGGTGTCTCCCAGCGCAAGCTCGCGCTCGCGATTGGTGTTGCGCCCCAGCGGATTAGTGAGATTGTGCACGGCAAGCGCCGAATCAGAGCTGACACTGCGCTGCGCTTAGCCCAATTCTTTGGCACCACGGCGGGGTTCTGGCTTAACCTGCAGACGATGTACGACCTAGAGCGAGAAGCAGAGGTTTTGGGGGATTTGCTGGAGGCCATCACGCCCCTGGATCGTGCCTAG
- a CDS encoding type II toxin-antitoxin system Phd/YefM family antitoxin, with protein MASVTLSEFRGRQSDYIATAQREPVEITSRGARVRAVVVSPEFYRRALEAMEDQADVETAARARQERGSVSHDQLVEQLGG; from the coding sequence ATGGCATCGGTAACGCTTTCGGAGTTTCGTGGTCGCCAAAGTGATTACATCGCGACAGCCCAGCGCGAACCGGTAGAAATTACCTCTCGAGGTGCACGGGTCCGAGCTGTTGTGGTCTCTCCGGAGTTCTATCGTCGCGCCCTAGAGGCGATGGAAGACCAAGCTGATGTTGAGACCGCGGCGCGCGCCCGGCAAGAGCGGGGCAGCGTCTCTCATGACCAGCTGGTTGAGCAGCTCGGCGGGTAA
- a CDS encoding LON peptidase substrate-binding domain-containing protein, translating to MPTLPMFPLGTVLLPAMPFALRVFEPRYLKMVGELLETDYPEFGIVLIERGAEVGGGEQRFGVGTVARITEIEAPEGHLVVTGHGTRRFEVTRWLDDDPFPRAEVEFLDGLDEPIGLALRLDPLEQEVRDTLALAHDYDLGEWPVDTPVADEPVSRLWQLAGIAPLSTIDQFVLLRSENTEELFTRVMEMTRETRQGLSHPEAQGQSEDQGQPEDQGTLRDDASGEGDPQSGNEQSGDEPGQSPSGDSS from the coding sequence ATGCCCACATTGCCCATGTTCCCCCTTGGCACCGTCTTGCTCCCTGCGATGCCCTTTGCGCTTCGGGTGTTTGAGCCGCGTTACCTCAAAATGGTGGGCGAACTGCTCGAAACCGACTACCCCGAATTCGGCATTGTGCTGATCGAACGCGGAGCGGAAGTCGGCGGCGGTGAACAACGCTTCGGCGTGGGCACTGTCGCGCGCATTACCGAAATTGAAGCCCCCGAAGGCCACCTGGTCGTCACCGGTCACGGCACCAGGCGCTTCGAAGTGACCCGCTGGTTGGACGACGACCCCTTCCCGAGGGCTGAAGTCGAATTCTTGGACGGCCTGGATGAACCCATCGGATTGGCACTGCGGCTCGACCCTCTCGAACAAGAAGTGCGCGACACTCTCGCCCTCGCCCACGACTACGACCTCGGCGAATGGCCAGTAGATACTCCCGTGGCTGACGAGCCCGTCTCCAGGCTCTGGCAACTCGCCGGCATCGCACCGCTGAGCACCATCGACCAGTTCGTCCTCTTGCGCTCAGAAAACACCGAAGAGCTGTTCACCCGGGTCATGGAAATGACCCGGGAAACCCGCCAAGGCCTCAGCCACCCAGAAGCCCAGGGCCAATCAGAGGACCAGGGCCAACCGGAAGACCAGGGCACTCTAAGAGATGACGCCTCAGGTGAGGGTGACCCGCAATCAGGCAACGAACAATCAGGAGACGAGCCGGGTCAATCGCCTTCCGGAGATTCTTCCTAG
- the ychF gene encoding redox-regulated ATPase YchF, whose translation MALTIGIVGLPNVGKSTLFNALTKNTVLAANYPFATIEPNIGVVNLPDSRLDTLAKMHNSEKVVPATVSFVDIAGIVKGASEGEGLGNQFLAHIREADAIAQVVRVFSDPDVVHVDGGVNPASDLETINTELILADLQTLERAIVRLEKEVKGKRAEPATLEAALAAKEVLDRGETLFQAGVDVSPIKELGLLTAKPFLYVFNVDEDVLASDTKMAELREMVAPVKAVFLDAKVESELMDLSAEEAGELLASLGQDESGLDQLARVGFDTLGLHTYLTAGPKESRAWTIPKGAKAPQAAGVIHTDFEKGFIKAEVTSFDDLVAAGSLQEARAQGKARIEGKDYVMHDGDVVEFRFSS comes from the coding sequence GTGGCTCTCACAATCGGAATCGTCGGTTTGCCCAATGTCGGCAAATCCACGCTATTTAATGCCCTGACAAAGAACACCGTTCTCGCGGCGAACTACCCGTTCGCCACGATTGAACCCAACATTGGTGTGGTGAACCTGCCCGATAGCCGGCTCGACACTCTCGCGAAAATGCACAACAGCGAAAAGGTTGTTCCGGCGACGGTGTCGTTTGTGGACATCGCGGGAATTGTGAAAGGCGCCAGCGAAGGCGAAGGGCTCGGCAATCAGTTTTTAGCCCATATCCGCGAAGCCGACGCGATTGCCCAAGTAGTCCGAGTGTTCTCCGATCCGGATGTCGTCCACGTCGATGGTGGGGTCAACCCCGCATCGGATTTAGAAACCATCAACACCGAACTGATTTTGGCCGACCTGCAAACCTTGGAGCGCGCCATTGTGCGCCTAGAAAAGGAAGTCAAAGGTAAGCGCGCCGAACCGGCCACGCTGGAGGCGGCGCTCGCCGCCAAAGAGGTTCTTGATCGCGGTGAGACACTCTTTCAGGCGGGTGTGGATGTGAGCCCCATCAAAGAATTGGGCCTTCTCACGGCAAAACCCTTCCTCTATGTATTTAACGTCGACGAGGATGTTTTGGCCAGTGACACCAAGATGGCTGAACTGCGCGAAATGGTTGCACCGGTCAAAGCGGTCTTCTTAGACGCGAAGGTGGAAAGTGAACTGATGGACTTGAGTGCGGAAGAGGCCGGGGAACTTCTCGCCTCGCTCGGTCAAGACGAGAGCGGGTTGGATCAGCTCGCCCGAGTGGGCTTTGACACCCTCGGTCTCCACACCTACCTCACCGCAGGCCCTAAAGAATCCCGTGCCTGGACAATCCCGAAAGGGGCAAAAGCCCCCCAAGCAGCCGGTGTGATCCACACCGACTTCGAAAAGGGCTTCATCAAAGCGGAAGTCACAAGCTTTGATGACCTGGTGGCAGCGGGGTCGCTCCAGGAAGCTAGAGCCCAAGGTAAAGCCCGCATTGAGGGCAAGGACTATGTAATGCACGATGGCGATGTCGTGGAGTTTCGTTTCTCGAGTTAG